The DNA window TCCTCTCTCGACTCCGCGCCATATCCTAGCGTCGCTTAGATTCGATTTAAGAGGCGCTAAGATTTATGGCAAGAGCCATTCTTCACAAGCTTGCGAATGGATGATTTGATGGTAGTTGACGGTGAGAAGTGAAGGATCACCCCAGCCAATGGCCAAAGCCAAAACATATCACAAAGAGGATCTGCGGCGGGATCTGCTGTCTGCAGCACGCAGCTATGTTGCTGAAAATGGCTATATGTCGCTATCTCTTCGCGCTTTGGCGCAGCAGGTCAATGTATCGACAGCCGCCCCTTATCATCACTTCTCCGACCGGCGTGCGCTGTTGCTGGCGATCGCCATAGAAGGCTTCGAAGACCTGATCGGCCGGGCAAGGACAGTTTCCGATAGCGACGAATCGGCAGAGGAAAAGCTGGTCGCAATGGCCGAGGCCTTTCTCGATTTCGCAGGCGCTCAGCCCCGCTTGCTTGAACTCATGTACGAGAGCGAACTGACCACCCCGGAGCCAGACCCATCGCTACGGACTTATCAGG is part of the Novosphingobium sp. genome and encodes:
- a CDS encoding TetR/AcrR family transcriptional regulator, encoding MAKAKTYHKEDLRRDLLSAARSYVAENGYMSLSLRALAQQVNVSTAAPYHHFSDRRALLLAIAIEGFEDLIGRARTVSDSDESAEEKLVAMAEAFLDFAGAQPRLLELMYESELTTPEPDPSLRTYQDEGYAGLLSVMAKARQDLPQDHLSFRVMALWSTIYGYAMLRNKLMLEPFEPTSATRREVDRAIVLQAVKAALLD